One Kitasatospora sp. NBC_01287 DNA window includes the following coding sequences:
- a CDS encoding RNA polymerase sigma factor: MRSRRRAPDELDEERLLRLVAKGDRGAFDELYRRTSPWLAVRLRRRCADEQIVAEVMQETYLAVWRAAGAFAGSAVGGSAVGWLWTIAARRLVDAFRRRAHHAEPPVAAAERAVVPAAEDEALAGTVGGDVGDALRQLAPELRQVLQAMVLDGLSVRETAVLLRLPEGTVKTRARRARIAMREALA, translated from the coding sequence GTGAGATCACGCAGGAGAGCACCGGACGAGCTGGACGAGGAACGCCTCCTCCGGCTGGTGGCCAAGGGTGACCGAGGGGCGTTCGACGAGTTGTACCGGCGTACGTCGCCGTGGTTGGCGGTGCGGTTGCGCCGCCGCTGCGCGGACGAGCAGATCGTCGCCGAGGTCATGCAGGAGACCTATCTGGCGGTGTGGCGCGCGGCGGGCGCGTTCGCCGGGAGCGCGGTCGGCGGGTCGGCCGTCGGATGGCTGTGGACGATCGCGGCGCGCCGCCTCGTCGACGCGTTCCGGCGCCGGGCCCACCACGCCGAGCCGCCGGTCGCCGCCGCCGAGCGGGCGGTGGTGCCCGCGGCGGAGGACGAGGCGCTCGCCGGCACCGTCGGCGGCGATGTCGGTGACGCCCTGCGGCAACTGGCCCCGGAACTCCGCCAGGTGCTGCAGGCCATGGTGCTGGACGGCCTCTCCGTCCGGGAGACCGCCGTCCTGCTCAGACTGCCCGAAGGCACGGTCAAGACCCGCGCCCGCCGGGCCCGGATCGCGATGCGGGAGGCGCTGGCATGA